From Sphingobacteriales bacterium:
GGCCATGCTGACTGCCGAACAGATCCGGCTTTTCGACAACAACAGGGAGGCGTATAAAAAATGGATAGGCCCGTTGAAAATACTTAGTGTTCAGAGTAAATTTTCATGGGGTGTTACCGGTATAAAACCCGAAACGGCCATGAAAATAGAAAAATTTATAAAAACGGATACCTCCGTTTTTTATCCCGGAAAAAAATATGAGCATCTGCTTGATTTCAGGACACAAGATATTGACAAAGAGCGATTTGACAGACTTACTGATTTTCATAACCATTATTATTCTTATCTGTATGCGGCCATGAACATCCGTATGCTGGTCAGTCAGTGGAAAAAAGCAGGATATGATATTACCGACAGGCCTGAAATTATCGCCACATTGTTTAACGTGGGTTTTGAGGCTTCTAAGCCCAAACCCAATCCAAGAGTCGGAGGCTCGGGAATTATGATTAAAGGCACACGATATACTTTTGGCGCTGTGGCTTATGAGTTTTATTATTCCGGAGAGCTTGCCGACCTGCTTCCCTATTGGAAAACCAGAATAATTGACTGATTTTCAGCAAAAAATAATTTCCTTGAAATCAAAATGAAGGAGCCCTGTTCCTTCCTTCTCAACCATCAGTTTTCCATCGTGCCTGACACCTTTGATAATGCCCTGAAAATTGCCTGAATGATCACGAAAGGTTCGTAATTCATTTAATCCGTAAAGCCTGTTCAGATAAGCTTCATCGAGAAACTGAAACTCTTTCTCTTTAAGTTTCTGATAGAAAACAAACAATAAATCAATGATTTCCAATAATATAGAATCTAAATTATGTTTTATCCGTGTCAACAGAAAAAGGGATACCGGATTGGGTAATTCCTCCGGAAAATCCGCCTGATTGATGTTGATACCCATGCCGGCAACAGTTTTTGAAAAACCATTTACACCCAGTTCATTCTGGATCAGAATTCCGGCTATCTTATTTTCATTTACATAAATGTCATTCGGCCATTTGATGCTGATTTTTTCAGCAGGTAAATATTTTTCGAGGCAGGAGGCAATGGAGAGGGCAGTAATTTTATTCAGGTAAAAGAAATGCTCCAATAATAGAAAATCAGGGTACAAAACCACGCTTGCCAAAATGTTTTCTGCTTTTCGGCTATGCCAGCTATTGTTTCCCTGCCCCTTCCCCTTTGATTGAAATCTTGCCGAAACAACTGTAAATTCAGGCAGTTTACTTTCTGCCATCAGTCGCCAGGCATGGTCGTTGGTAGAATCGGTTTCTTCCAATCTGATAATATTCGC
This genomic window contains:
- a CDS encoding biotin--[acetyl-CoA-carboxylase] ligase, translating into MKATANIIRLEETDSTNDHAWRLMAESKLPEFTVVSARFQSKGKGQGNNSWHSRKAENILASVVLYPDFLLLEHFFYLNKITALSIASCLEKYLPAEKISIKWPNDIYVNENKIAGILIQNELGVNGFSKTVAGMGININQADFPEELPNPVSLFLLTRIKHNLDSILLEIIDLLFVFYQKLKEKEFQFLDEAYLNRLYGLNELRTFRDHSGNFQGIIKGVRHDGKLMVEKEGTGLLHFDFKEIIFC